One Branchiostoma floridae strain S238N-H82 chromosome 1, Bfl_VNyyK, whole genome shotgun sequence genomic region harbors:
- the LOC118426518 gene encoding uncharacterized protein LOC118426518 translates to MATASEIAIPQSAADIAPSWVQQVLQKDLPGITITDVDVKGSISEGEGFMSSIIAFDAMGTRNGTTQRYSLVAKLTDFARPLTVTEEWSKDFHIRAETLEVKFYSDAVPELLSVLISNTERESTPMNEDEENPPPTDSLFLPKCYFAATDPNSMLSVRVMENLKTQGFSIKPDRQPLDREEMMLATGALAQLHGLSHLLELRLGKPLDEQYDWIMTSKDTLAAKDEITHVYQKSVKEFATAFPDVQTDLVARLEKLDPMIIFGETSKRKVLCHTECWINNIMIKYDGDRPIAARLVDWQSPMHKPPTYDLTLLFLCNASWDVFHNHRDAILAHYHHKLQETMGPNESSGLKSYTLEQLKADFRADCLHGLINRFIRLAVLPASADLLRMIQEIQEWGVL, encoded by the exons ATGGCAACAGCATCCGAGATCGCTATCCCCCAGTCTGCAGCAGACATCGCCCCCTCCTGGGTGCAGCAGGTATTGCAGAAGGATCTCCCGGGCATCACCATCACGGACGTCGATGTCAAGGGATCCATCAGCGAAGGAGAAGGATTCATGAGTAGCATCATCGCCTTTGATGCTATGGGGACAAGGAATGGCACAACTCAGCGCTACAGTCTGGTCGCTAAACTGACGGATTTTGCGCGGCCGTTGACCGTAACAGAAGAGTGGTCAAAGGACTTTCATATCCGAGCCGAGACGTTGGAGGTCAAGTTTTACTCTGATGCAGTTCCCGAGCTCTTGTCTGTGTTAATCTCAAACACAGAGCGTGAATCTACGCCAAtgaatgaagatgaagaaaatccTCCTCCTACTGATTCCTTGTTCCTGCCAAAATGCTACTTCGCCGCTACAGATCCAAACTCCATGCTGTCCGTCAGGGTAATGGAGAACTTGAAAACTCAGGGGTTCTCTATCAAACCCGACCGCCAACCGCTGGACCGTGAGGAGATGATGCTTGCTACCGGGGCCCTGGCTCAGCTACACGGCCTGTCACATCTACTGGAGCTCCGTCTCGGCAAACCCCTTGACGAGCAGTACGACTGGATCATGACGTCCAAAGATACTTTAGCTGCGAAGGATGAAATAACCCACGTTTATCAAAAAAGCGTGAAGGAATTCGCCACAGCTTTTCCTGACGTCCAGACAGACCTCGTAGCTCGACTGGAGAAGTTGGACCCCATGATTATCTTTGGGGAGACCTCGAAGCGTAAGGTGCTTTGTCATACGGAATGTTGGATCAACAATATCATGATTAAG TACGACGGAGACAGGCCCATCGCAGCAAGGCTGGTGGACTGGCAGAGTCCGATGCACAAGCCGCCAACCTACGACCTGACTCTCCTGTTCCTGTGTAACGCGAGCTGGGACGTCTTCCATAACCACAGGGATGCCATTCTGGCTCACTATCATCACAAACTACAGGAGACCATGGGTCCCAACG AATCCTCGGGCCTAAAGAGCTATACGCTGGAACAGTTGAAGGCAGACTTCAGAGCCGACTGTCTGCACGGGTTGATCAACCGGTTCATACGCCTGGCGGTCCTGCCTGCAAGTGCAGACCTGCTGAGGATGATCCAAGAGATCCAGGAGTGGGGAGTTCTCTAA
- the LOC118420691 gene encoding fibroblast growth factor receptor 4-like, producing MCHVEADLAETVRPGWLSRWETTSRHLTLGKLIGLGRFGQVIQGTLHTPGGETISVAAKSVRRKNAQCYRNFYREAAILVTVHEDEHHNNAHSNIIQLLGLINETSQKYILMEYASKGSLLRLLRHAQKQNGAAPLEHGFLYAVDIARALRELQRLAITHGDVAARNVLITADHVAKLADFGLGRDVYAPVKDVDDDDKNRENMAENEFIPLNWMSVEVLERGEYTCQSDVWSFGVLLWEIATLGQEPHYGGNPHDNPSCLRLARTLRRGIRLRRPPECSGEMYDVMMSCWHENPSERPSPDEVETRLLRLTPGFEMETVV from the exons ATGTGTCAT GTTGAGGCAGATCTGGCAGAAACCGTCCGGCCTGGCTGGTTGAGTCGCTGGGAGACGACAAGCCGACATCTGACTCTCGGTAAGCTGATAGGCTTGGGGAGGTTCGGACAGGTCATACAGGGAACACTACACACGCCTGGCGGGGAAACCATCAGTGTCGCCGCCAAGTCTGTCCGCAGAAAAAACGCGCAGTGCTACCGCAACTTCTACAGGGAAGCGGCCATCTTGGTCACTGTACACGAAGACGAACACCACAACAACGCGCACTCCAACATCATTCAACTATTAGGCTTGATAAACGAGACTTCACAGAAGTATATCCTGATGGAATACGCCTCCAAAGGAAGCCTTCTGCGTTTGTTGCGACACGCTCAAAAACAAAACGGAGCTGCTCCTCTCGAACACGGTTTCCTCTATGCTGTAGACATAGCCCGAGCTCTACGGGAGCTCCAACGCTTGGCGATCACACACGGCGACGTGGCCGCTAGGAACGTACTCATCACCGCTGATCACGTAGCTAAGCTGGCCGACTTTGGACTTGGACGTGACGTGTACGCCCCTGTCAAGGACgtagatgatgatgacaaaaacagagaaaataTGGCGGAAAATGAGTTCATTCCTTTGAACTGGATGTCTGTGGAGGTTTTAGAGAGAGGAGAATACACCTGTCAGAGTGACGTGTGGTccttcggcgtgctgctgtgggagatcgccacgcTGGGACAAGAACCACACTACGGAGGCAACCCGCATGACAACCCGAGCTGCCTGCGTCTCGCACGGACACTCCGGAGGGGAATCCGGCTCAGACGGCCTCCGGAATGTTCCGGAGAgatgtatgacgtcatgatgtcgTGTTGGCACGAAAATCCGTCGGAAAGACCCAGTCCGGATGAGGTGGAGACAAGACTATTGCGACTGacccccggttttgaaatggaAACAGTAGTGTAA
- the LOC118420752 gene encoding uncharacterized protein LOC118420752, producing MACAVSHKVVFLWTVSCLLCLAHGGYNFSVHIATNAKLGTAVVNVRSLLGPEKAELPCAIVEGDPYGRFYVRTNCTVVVARPLDWLVQSEYLLKIRVGQLRDPDHLVVHLKVKVTHVLGYPPVYNVTCETPVRPYSGEKSNDFLFSSTLSVEAETTAGDVVFLKSTLGKPRPIWDMDPNDPRVVITAGNDCHIRVVMGVHALSDVAIAAELFQFYVNEEQGTFRVTCHEQSETFPDGLFELFSTYGKYKDRLRHLEGILPDVMVKLPNHPLIVMISSSMLPTKGATRFNCKLPSTRDRVVTMSLDLDAVTTLKHLDTITVDINPVGCPPDRYGILCDKNCICENGARCHGFNGACKCTEGWQGVACDIPKPGVSATTTPSDPSDIYIPANVTIHCNVHHLEATTLSLLSPNGSVTVSSAGVSQINKTIMDIQPKDGVAYMCELTDTHENVFNATILLDAGNCSPNRKGERCDETCECLQGASCDRWAGCVCPPGWTGTRCQERCPDGTYGKGCGKNCTRCLHGASCAPSDGTCNCTAGWYGSDCNVSCPTYRYGLRCQHTCTCRNDAACNNVDGRCQCVSPWTGENCDEKTATIPEPLVEILVPLASLLLLVLIVAAILYKKRRLFGVVPERVEENEALLELALVDYSPSNHNYIPTFKHS from the coding sequence GCTTGGAACAGCCGTTGTGAACGTTCGGAGTCTGTTGGGACCGGAGAAAGCGGAACTTCCTTGTGCGATCGTGGAGGGAGATCCGTACGGCCGGTTCTATGTCCGTACCAACTGTACCGTTGTGGTGGCCAGGCCGCTGGACTGGTTAGTACAGTCAGAGTATCTGCTCAAGATTCGTGTTGGTCAGCTTCGAGACCCGGATCACCTTGTTGTCCATCTTAAAGTAAAGGTGACCCACGTCTTGGGTTATCCTCCTGTGTATAACGTTACGTGTGAGACGCCGGTCCGACCTTATTCGGGGGAAAAGTCAAACGACTTCTTGTTTAGTTCCACGCTGAGTGTAGAAGCCGAGACGACCGCTGGAGATGTTGTTTTCCTCAAGAGCACACTGGGCAAGCCTCGTCCTATATGGGACATGGATCCGAACGACCCCAGAGTTGTCATTACGGCAGGGAACGACTGCCATATTCGAGTGGTTATGGGCGTACACGCATTGTCTGACGTGGCCATTGCAGCAGAACTGTTCCAATTTTATGTAAACGAGGAACAAGGTACATTCCGCGTGACATGCCACGAGCAGTCGGAAACGTTTCCCGATGGTCTCTTCGAACTCTTCTCTACGTACGGCAAGTACAAAGACAGGTTACGTCATCTGGAAGGCATTTTGCCTGACGTCATGGTCAAACTGCCCAATCATCCTTTGATCGTCATGATTTCTTCTTCTATGCTCCCCACAAAAGGTGCCACGCGTTTTAACTGTAAGCTTCCTTCAACTCGCGATCGGGTAGTCACGATGTCGCTTGATCTTGATGCTGTCACAACTTTAAAACATCTTGACACGATTACTGTCGATATCAACCCCGTAGGCTGCCCACCAGATAGATACGGCATCCTTTGTGACAAGAATTGCATCTGTGAGAATGGCGCCCGTTGCCATGGTTTCAACGGTGCGTGTAAATGCACGGAAGGATGGCAAGGCGTGGCCTGCGACATCCCGAAACCAGGTGTTTCTGCAACAACGACACCAAGCGATCCGTCTGATATCTACATCCCCGCTAATGTCACCATTCACTGCAATGTCCACCACCTTGAAGCCACAACATTGTCGCTGTTATCTCCAAATGGATCCGTGACTGTAAGCTCTGCTGGAGTTAGTCAAATAAATAAAACGATTATGGATATACAGCCAAAAGACGGCGTTGCCTACATGTGTGAGCTTACAGACACCCATGAAAACGTCTTCAACGCAACGATATTATTGGATGCCGGCAACTGTTCGCCCAATCGAAAAGGCGAGCGTTGTGATGAAACTTGCGAGTGCCTACAAGGTGCCAGCTGTGACCGGTGGGCCGGCTGTGTCTGTCcgccgggatggacaggaacCAGGTGTCAAGAAAGATGTCCGGACGGCACATACGGCAAAGGCTGCGGAAAGAACTGTACCCGCTGTCTGCACGGTGCGAGCTGCGCCCCTAGCGATGGTACGTGTAACTGCACCGCCGGCTGGTACGGGTCGGACTGTAACGTGTCCTGCCCTACGTACAGGTACGGGCTGAGGTGTcaacacacctgtacctgtaggaACGACGCCGCCTGTAACAACGTGGACGGCAGGTGCCAATGTGTGTCGCCTTGGACGGGGGAGAACTGCGACGAAAAGACAGCCACCATACCGGAGCCGCTGGTCGAAATCCTTGTGCCACTGGCATCTCTACTTTTACTAGTCCTTATTGTAGCGGCCATACTGTACAAGAAGAGACGCCTGTTCGGTGTTGTTCCCGAGAGAGTAGAAGAGAACGAAGCACTCCTGGAGCTGGCACTGGTAGACTACTCACCTTCTAATCATAATTACATTCCAACATTTAAACATTCATAA